A single Meles meles chromosome 20, mMelMel3.1 paternal haplotype, whole genome shotgun sequence DNA region contains:
- the ATCAY gene encoding caytaxin produces MGTTEATLRMENVDVKEEWQDEGLPRPLPEETGMDPLGSPTEDTSSPPNTLNFNGAHRKRKTLVAPEINISLDQSEGSLLSDDFLDTPDDLDINVDDIETPDETDSLEFLGNGNELEWEDDTPVAAAKNMPGDSADLFGDGAAEDGSAANGRLWRTVIIGEQEHRIDLHMIRPYMRVVTHGGYYGEGLNAIIVFAACFLPDSSSPDYHYVMENLFLYVISSLELLVAEDYMIVYLNGATPRRRMPGIGWLKKCYQMIDRRLRKNLKSLIIVHPSWFIRTVLAVSRPFISVKFINKIQYVHSLEDLEQLIPMEHVQIPECVLQYEEERLKARRESARPPPEFVLPRSEEKPEAASAEDRFAPGTEDQETSLS; encoded by the exons GCCACTCCCAGAAGAGACAGGGATGGACCCTCTTGGCAGCCCCACGGAAGACACGTCCT CCCCTCCCAACACGTTGAACTTCAACGGAGCTCATCGGAAGCGGAAGACGCTGGTCGCCCCGGAGATCAACATCTCCCTGGACCAGAGCGAGGGCTCCCTGCTGTCCGACGACTTCCTGGACACCCCTGACGACCTGGACATCAACGTGGATGACATCGAGACCCCCGACGAGACTGACTCGCTGGAGTTTCTGGGGAACGGCAACGAGCTGGAGTGGGAAG ACGACACCCCCGTGGCTGCCGCCAAGAACATGCCCGGGGACAGCGCAGACCTGTTTGGGGACGGTGCAGCCGAGGACGGCAGTGCCGCCAATGGGCGCCTGTGGAGGACGGTGATCATCGGAGAACAAGAACACCGAATCGACCTGCACATGATCCGGCCCTACATGAGGGTAGTGACCCACGGAG GGTACTACGGCGAAGGTCTCAACGCCATCATCGTGTTTGCCGCCTGCTTCCTCCCGGACAGCAGCTCCCCCGACTACCACTACGTCATGGAGAACCTCTTCCT GTACGTCATCAGCAGCCTGGAGCTGCTGGTGGCCGAGGATTACATGATCGTCTACCTGAACGGCGCCACGCCCCGCCGCAGGATGCCGGGCATCGGCTGGCTCAAGAAGTGTTACCAGATGATCGACAGGAG aTTGCGGAAAAACCTGAAGTCGCTCATCATCGTGCACCCGTCCTGGTTCATCCGCACGGTGCTGGCCGTCTCCCGCCCCTTCATCAG cGTCAAATTCATCAACAAGATCCAGTACGTGCACAGCCTGGAAGATCTGGAACAGCTCATCCCCATGGAACACGTGCAGATCCCGGAGTGCGTGCTACA GTATGAGGAGGAGAGGCTCAAGGCCAGGAGAGAGAG cgCCAGGCCGCCGCCAGAGTTCGTCCTGCCCAGGTCCGAGGAGAAGCCAGAGGCAGCTTCGGCAGAGGACAG GTTTGCTCCAGGCACAGAAGACCAGGAGACAAG CCTGTCCTGA